Proteins found in one Salvia splendens isolate huo1 chromosome 10, SspV2, whole genome shotgun sequence genomic segment:
- the LOC121750510 gene encoding tubby-like protein 8 isoform X1, with translation MAGCMKTSISLQSSYTSLYRNPLIDQKHPNVAANDDKENSSPNINDGRKHAADEKEKEREKVPVLKEFPTPKSQMRENLLKPSSLQLCIKKHEPESNVGLRVWEPIDSGRSNTANVWDYSDSESAPVSSWSTLPNRALLCRPLPVDVGRCTCIIVKESSPVGFDGGTLYTLYTNEGKGRQNRKLAVAHHRRRRGRSEFIVAQNARGIVGRSEDSLIGVVTSNILRSKYNIWDQGHYSNSSTKTPKLLAAVKFMATVSTWSGNYRNMKAWIPKHQSMQLKNTNQIQHINGLPTEWEASIDRVHHLFSKVPVYNKFTKQYELDFRDRGRAGLKIQSSVKNFQLTMEYELLCFCWEYRNKESKLSFSLEGWGNLNM, from the exons ATGGCCGGTTGCATGAAAACCTCCATCTCTCTCCAGTCCTCCTACACTTCTCTCTACCGCAACCCCCTCATCGACCAGAAACACCCCAACGTAGCCGCCAACGACGACAAAGAGAACTCTTCACCCAACATCAACGATGGCCGGAAACACGCCGCtgatgagaaagagaaagagagagagaaagttcCCGTCTTGAAAGAATTCCCGACTCCCAAATCCCAGATGAGAGAGAATTTGCTGAAGCCCTCTTCCCTTCAGCTATGCATCAAGAAGCACGAGCCCGAATCGAACGTCGGGCTCAGGGTTTGGGAACCGATTGATTCAGGGAGATCGAACACCGCCAATGTGTGGGACTACTCTGACTCAGAATCTGCGCCTGTGTCGTCGTGGTCGACTTTGCCTAACAG AGCTTTGTTGTGTAGGCCTTTGCCGGTTGATGTTGGGAGGTGTACTTGCATTATAGTGAAGGAATCATCTCCCGTTGGATTTGATGGTGGAACTTTATACACTCTATACACCAAT GAAGGAAAGGGGAGGCAGAACCGCAAACTTGCAGTGGCGCATCACCGGAGGCGAAGAGGGAGGTCGGAATTCATTGTTGCTCAAAATGCAAGAGGCATTGTGGGGCGATCAGAAGATAGCTTGATTGGGGTAGTCACTTCTAACATCCTCAGATCCAAGTACAATATATGGGATCAG GGGCACTACTCCAACTCCTCAACCAAAACCCCCAAATTGTTGGCTGCTGTCAA GTTTATGGCCACTGTATCAACATGGAGTGGCAATTATAGAAACATGAAAGCATGGATACCAAAACATCAGTCTATGCAGCTAAAGAATACAAATCAG ATACAGCATATCAATGGATTGCCCACAGAATGGGAGGCAAGCATAGATAGAGTTCATCACCTATTCTCTAAGGTCCCTGTGTACAATAAG TTCACGAAACAGTACGAGTTAGACTTCAGAGACAGAGGAAGGGCAGGACTCAAAATCCAGAGCTCTGTTAAGAACTTCCAACTAACTATGGAG TACGAGTTATTGTGTTTTTGTTGGGAGTATAGAAACAAGGAAAGCAAACTATCCTTCAGCTTGGAAGGCTGGGGAAATCTAAATATGTGA
- the LOC121752119 gene encoding ubiquitin C-terminal hydrolase 22-like, with product MSSLERLTSISEDTQHPPESTMPITAFRDSPAAAPNPSYSCRHLSDLRSRLGPDPFLKFRACIRLRLPGRASISAPVRCDVCGRAPPRLYACVSCAAAGCGEHAPPHAADASHHVVVDVGRAELFCFACRDQVYDRDFDAAVATAAVGGGPLPPTESVRKRRRVDYKPWAPDLNELALIAEKSSPLPPSRIEGGAVLPWGLRGLSNLGNTCFMNSVLQALLHTPPLRNYFLSDKHNRYYCERENRTIVTRKSDVAKGNNKNLQLCLACDLDAIFSAAFSGYRMPYSPAKFLHSWWQHASNLASYEQQDAHEFLISMLDTIHEKMQKDVRKPHSQGSGDCCIAHRVFSGILRSDVMCTSCGFTSTTYDPCVDISLDLEPNHAGSTKMASVKSNYSLHNEANSLNSGVSTLVGCLDHFTRPERLGSDQKFFCQKCQVRQESLKQMSIRKLPLVSCFHIKRFEHSPIRKMSRKVDRYLQFPFSLDMAPYLSSSILRSRYGNRIFPYDGDEQEASSELSSQFELFAVITHSGKLDAGHYVTYLRLGNQWYKCDDAWITRVNDDVVRAAQGYMMFYVQKMLYYRVSESTCAA from the exons GATCCCGCCTCGGCCCCGACCCCTTCCTCAAATTCCGCGCCTGCATCCGCCTCCGCCTCCCCGGCCGCGCCTCCATCTCCGCCCCCGTCAGGTGCGACGTCTGCGGCCGCGCCCCGCCCCGCCTCTACGCCTGCGTGTCGTGCGCCGCCGCCGGGTGCGGCGAGCATGCCCCGCCGCACGCCGCGGACGCCTCGCACCACGTGGTGGTCGACGTCGGCCGGGCCGAGCTCTTCTGCTTCGCCTGCAGGGACCAGGTCTACGACCGCGACTTCGACGCCGCGGTAGCGACCGCCGCCGTCGGAGGTGGGCCCCTTCCCCCGACGGAGAGCGTTCGGAAGCGCAGGCGTGTGGATTACAAACCCTGGGCGCCCGATCTTAATGAGCTGGCGTTGATCGCGGAGAAGTCGAGCCCTCTGCCGCCGAGTCGAATCGAAGGGGGCGCTGTGTTGCCGTGGGGGCTGAGGGGACTAAGCAATCTGGGGAATACTTGTTTCATGAACTCCGTTTTGCAGGCGTTACTCCATACGCCGCCGCTGAGGAACTATTTCCTGAGTGATAAGCACAATCGGTACTACTGCGAGAGAGAAAACAGAACCATCGTCACGCGCAAGAGTGATGTAGCTAAAGGCAACAATAAGAATTTGCAGCTGTGTCTAGCGTGTGATTTGGACGCCATCTTCTCCGCCGCCTTCTCCGGGTATCGGATGCCGTATAGCCCAGCAAAATTCTTGCACAG TTGGTGGCAGCATGCTTCAAACCTTGCGAGTTATGAACAACAGGATGCTCATGAATTTCTCATTTCTATGCTTGACACCATTCATGAAAAGATGCAGAAGGATGTGCGCAAGCCCCACAGTCAAG GCAGTGGAGATTGTTGTATTGCCCACCGTGTATTTTCTGGCATCCTTAGATCTGATGTCATGTGCACATCTTGTGGTTTCACATCCACGACATATGATCCATGTGTAGATATCTCGTTGGACTTGGAACCAAATCATGCCGGTTCCACAAAAATGGCATCTGTAAAATCAAACTATTCTCTTCACAACGAGGCAAATTCACTGAATTCCGGTGTTTCTACACTGGTCGGGTGCCTCGATCATTTCACAAGACCTGAGAGATTGGGGTCTGACCAGAAATTCTTCTGCCAGAAGTGTCAAGTGAGGCAGGAATCGCTCAAACAAATGTCCATAAGAAAGCTCCCTCTGGTTTCTTGCTTTCATATCAAGCGGTTTGAGCATTCGCCAATCCGTAAAATGTCAAGAAAGGTTGATCGCTATTTGCAGTTTCCCTTTTCTCTGGACATGGCACCATACCTCTCGTCATCCATTCTCAGAAGTAGGTACGGAAACAGAATCTTCCCATATGATGGGGATGAACAAGAGGCATCCAGTGAACTTTCTTCGCAGTTTGAGTTATTTGCTGTGATTACACACTCGGGTAAACTTGATGCTGGTCACTATGTGACTTATTTAAGACTAGGTAATCAATGGTACAAGTGCGATGACGCTTGGATAACTCGAGTAAATGACGACGTAGTCAGGGCTGCACAAGGATACATGATGTTCTATGTGCAGAAAATGCTTTACTACAGAGTGAGTGAAAGTACATGTGCTGCTTGA
- the LOC121750510 gene encoding tubby-like protein 8 isoform X2, which yields MAGCMKTSISLQSSYTSLYRNPLIDQKHPNVAANDDKENSSPNINDGRKHAADEKEKEREKVPVLKEFPTPKSQMRENLLKPSSLQLCIKKHEPESNVGLRVWEPIDSGRSNTANVWDYSDSESAPVSSWSTLPNRALLCRPLPVDVGRCTCIIVKESSPVGFDGGTLYTLYTNEGKGRQNRKLAVAHHRRRRGRSEFIVAQNARGIVGRSEDSLIGVVTSNILRSKYNIWDQGHYSNSSTKTPKLLAAVKFMATVSTWSGNYRNMKAWIPKHQSMQLKNTNQIQHINGLPTEWEASIDRVHHLFSKVPVYNKFTKQYELDFRDRGRAGLKIQSSVKNFQLTMEKQGKQTILQLGRLGKSKYVMDYRYPLTGYQAFCMCLVSMDSKLCCTV from the exons ATGGCCGGTTGCATGAAAACCTCCATCTCTCTCCAGTCCTCCTACACTTCTCTCTACCGCAACCCCCTCATCGACCAGAAACACCCCAACGTAGCCGCCAACGACGACAAAGAGAACTCTTCACCCAACATCAACGATGGCCGGAAACACGCCGCtgatgagaaagagaaagagagagagaaagttcCCGTCTTGAAAGAATTCCCGACTCCCAAATCCCAGATGAGAGAGAATTTGCTGAAGCCCTCTTCCCTTCAGCTATGCATCAAGAAGCACGAGCCCGAATCGAACGTCGGGCTCAGGGTTTGGGAACCGATTGATTCAGGGAGATCGAACACCGCCAATGTGTGGGACTACTCTGACTCAGAATCTGCGCCTGTGTCGTCGTGGTCGACTTTGCCTAACAG AGCTTTGTTGTGTAGGCCTTTGCCGGTTGATGTTGGGAGGTGTACTTGCATTATAGTGAAGGAATCATCTCCCGTTGGATTTGATGGTGGAACTTTATACACTCTATACACCAAT GAAGGAAAGGGGAGGCAGAACCGCAAACTTGCAGTGGCGCATCACCGGAGGCGAAGAGGGAGGTCGGAATTCATTGTTGCTCAAAATGCAAGAGGCATTGTGGGGCGATCAGAAGATAGCTTGATTGGGGTAGTCACTTCTAACATCCTCAGATCCAAGTACAATATATGGGATCAG GGGCACTACTCCAACTCCTCAACCAAAACCCCCAAATTGTTGGCTGCTGTCAA GTTTATGGCCACTGTATCAACATGGAGTGGCAATTATAGAAACATGAAAGCATGGATACCAAAACATCAGTCTATGCAGCTAAAGAATACAAATCAG ATACAGCATATCAATGGATTGCCCACAGAATGGGAGGCAAGCATAGATAGAGTTCATCACCTATTCTCTAAGGTCCCTGTGTACAATAAG TTCACGAAACAGTACGAGTTAGACTTCAGAGACAGAGGAAGGGCAGGACTCAAAATCCAGAGCTCTGTTAAGAACTTCCAACTAACTATGGAG AAACAAGGAAAGCAAACTATCCTTCAGCTTGGAAGGCTGGGGAAATCTAAATATGTGATGGACTACAG ATATCCTTTGACTGGTTATCAAGCCTTCTGCATGTGCTTGGTGTCCATGGATTCCAAACTCTGCTGCACTGTATAA